The following proteins are co-located in the Echinicola sp. 20G genome:
- a CDS encoding SusC/RagA family TonB-linked outer membrane protein, which produces MAQQILKGKVLSPYDSEPVSNAYISLEKQENTTQSDNTGTFSLELDQLKGKLKVWAPGYQERIIPILGRDFLEIVLIPQKADYYEIPVINATNGAMEAEVLSAQRFKPSAMYVEDVLQGAFPGLNVINKSGMPGEGAYLNLRGIRSLTANNSPLIVINGMPYLPDRNNSPIIEGYSPSVFNVISVNDIDQIRLVKGSEASRFGSLGSNGVLLIETSTPNDMETVIEFSGQYGVAFNDKTLPVLEVDDFKSYIGDVGLTRYEDMGDMLDLFPFLRDDPDYYYNFLYNNQTNWQELINRSSFVTSNHLRVKGGDAIAQYDLSVGASNQGGTMDNINFTRYTTRLNAQIALSQKFQLVTSMGLTYGNSKLHEQVLSDASNPLLAALYKTPILSPFKKDEYNNQLPAYDAVRQFGVSNPLSVMNDTKMESDNFDVFLNTGLNYQANDQTKIQGVFGYYSSYKRQTSFIPGRSSQTIIPLEEGVALNTARAGTGKVSNLFYKINADYSSEIAGNKLDAGIGFQGLMTRHEFDGGFGRNTSSDFYTTLSYVETDGRYFSGYYNAWNWMSLYGYAHYQFANQFMASLNVAADGASSTGKDTGRVGVFPGLELTWKAKNSPWLMNSKKVDNLDIHVGIGLTGNSQFPTGLSQQYFSSQAYRQLAGIVNGNVANTQLTWERNQTVDAGIDGSFFNKRLMASIGVYQTISSDVIYPKEISSVYGIQNMYVNGAKLENKGIEAGLQFSLVDKRDWNWSIGGTINKNTNVISEMTAENGQLIREMPGDWALVSVEGQNPYSFYGYVSNGVISTQEAADELNLVDYKGDQFNAGDVAFEDLNGDGVINDQDRTIIGNASPDFFGSFFTQVRYHKLSLSAQFTFSSGNQIYNGVRREMESLSDFRNQSLAVDRRWQTDGQVTDIPKAIYGDPMGNSRFSDRWIEDGSFLRLNNVTLSYQLGRLSFIEGGEVYVAGENLLTLTDYLGLDPVLSYSYQPYMQGVDFGSLPLPTTIKFGFNLQF; this is translated from the coding sequence ATGGCTCAGCAGATCCTAAAGGGAAAAGTACTCAGTCCCTATGATAGTGAACCTGTCAGCAATGCTTATATCTCACTGGAGAAGCAGGAAAATACCACCCAATCTGACAATACTGGCACATTTTCATTGGAGTTGGATCAATTAAAAGGAAAACTTAAAGTGTGGGCACCGGGCTATCAGGAAAGAATAATTCCTATACTGGGAAGGGACTTTTTGGAAATTGTTTTAATTCCTCAAAAGGCTGATTACTATGAAATCCCGGTTATCAATGCGACAAATGGAGCCATGGAAGCAGAAGTGTTATCAGCACAGCGTTTCAAACCCAGCGCGATGTATGTTGAAGATGTCCTGCAAGGGGCTTTTCCGGGCCTAAATGTGATAAATAAAAGTGGTATGCCCGGGGAAGGGGCATACTTAAACTTGAGAGGCATCAGAAGCCTTACAGCCAACAATAGCCCATTGATCGTCATTAATGGCATGCCTTATTTACCAGATAGAAATAATTCACCTATCATTGAAGGGTATTCGCCCAGTGTGTTCAATGTCATTAGTGTTAATGATATTGACCAGATTCGTTTAGTAAAGGGCAGCGAAGCCTCAAGGTTTGGTTCCCTTGGCTCAAATGGGGTGTTGTTAATTGAAACTTCTACACCAAATGACATGGAAACTGTTATTGAGTTCTCCGGTCAATATGGAGTGGCTTTTAATGACAAGACTCTTCCAGTGCTTGAAGTGGATGATTTCAAAAGTTATATCGGAGATGTAGGTCTTACCCGATACGAAGACATGGGCGATATGTTGGACCTGTTTCCTTTCCTGAGAGATGATCCAGATTACTATTATAACTTCCTCTATAACAACCAGACAAATTGGCAAGAACTAATCAATAGGTCCTCTTTTGTGACATCCAATCACCTGAGGGTGAAAGGGGGAGACGCCATTGCGCAGTATGATTTGTCAGTGGGAGCGAGTAACCAAGGAGGAACTATGGATAATATTAACTTTACCCGGTACACTACTCGTTTAAATGCCCAGATTGCACTAAGTCAAAAATTTCAATTGGTGACCTCAATGGGACTGACTTATGGAAACAGCAAACTTCATGAGCAGGTACTTTCTGATGCTTCGAACCCTTTATTGGCAGCGCTATACAAGACGCCGATTTTAAGCCCCTTCAAAAAAGATGAGTACAACAATCAGTTACCAGCCTATGATGCTGTGAGACAGTTTGGGGTTTCCAATCCCTTATCCGTCATGAATGACACCAAAATGGAGTCGGACAATTTTGATGTGTTCCTTAATACGGGCCTTAATTATCAAGCCAATGATCAAACTAAGATCCAAGGAGTTTTTGGTTATTATAGTAGTTATAAGAGACAGACTTCATTTATTCCTGGAAGGTCCAGCCAAACAATTATTCCTTTAGAAGAGGGGGTGGCCTTAAATACCGCCAGGGCTGGGACCGGCAAAGTATCCAATCTATTTTATAAAATAAACGCAGACTATTCTTCAGAAATAGCTGGAAATAAGCTGGATGCTGGTATTGGATTTCAAGGCCTAATGACACGCCACGAATTTGATGGAGGTTTTGGAAGGAATACCAGTTCAGATTTTTACACCACCTTGTCTTATGTAGAGACTGATGGAAGGTATTTTTCAGGTTATTATAATGCATGGAACTGGATGAGTCTTTATGGTTATGCACATTATCAATTTGCGAATCAATTTATGGCTTCACTCAATGTCGCAGCAGATGGAGCGTCATCTACAGGAAAAGACACTGGAAGAGTAGGTGTATTTCCAGGGCTTGAATTGACCTGGAAAGCTAAAAACAGTCCTTGGCTGATGAACAGCAAAAAAGTAGATAATTTGGATATTCATGTTGGAATTGGTCTTACTGGTAATAGCCAGTTTCCCACAGGATTAAGCCAGCAATACTTTTCCAGTCAAGCCTATCGCCAATTAGCTGGTATCGTAAATGGAAATGTAGCCAATACCCAGCTGACCTGGGAGCGAAATCAAACAGTGGATGCTGGTATTGATGGTAGTTTCTTCAATAAACGGTTGATGGCAAGTATAGGAGTTTATCAAACCATCTCATCAGACGTTATTTATCCCAAAGAAATTTCTTCCGTGTATGGGATTCAAAATATGTATGTCAATGGAGCCAAACTGGAAAATAAGGGAATTGAGGCTGGACTTCAATTTAGCTTAGTTGATAAGCGTGACTGGAATTGGAGTATTGGTGGTACGATTAACAAGAACACAAATGTTATCAGCGAAATGACGGCTGAAAATGGTCAGCTCATCCGTGAAATGCCTGGTGACTGGGCATTGGTATCAGTAGAGGGACAAAATCCATATAGTTTTTATGGTTATGTATCCAATGGTGTCATTAGCACTCAGGAAGCAGCAGATGAGCTCAATTTGGTAGACTATAAAGGTGACCAGTTTAATGCAGGAGATGTAGCATTTGAAGACCTGAATGGCGATGGTGTTATCAATGATCAAGACCGTACCATAATAGGAAATGCTTCCCCTGACTTTTTTGGGAGCTTTTTTACTCAGGTGAGGTATCATAAATTATCACTATCTGCTCAATTTACTTTTAGCTCTGGTAATCAGATTTACAATGGAGTAAGAAGAGAAATGGAATCATTAAGCGATTTTAGAAACCAATCCTTGGCAGTTGACCGTAGATGGCAAACAGATGGGCAGGTTACAGATATTCCAAAAGCAATATATGGAGATCCTATGGGTAACAGTCGCTTTTCAGACAGGTGGATTGAGGACGGATCATTTTTGCGCTTGAACAACGTAACCTTAAGTTATCAGTTAGGTAGGCTGAGTTTTATTGAAGGAGGAGAAGTGTATGTAGCGGGAG
- a CDS encoding SusC/RagA family TonB-linked outer membrane protein — MKTFYIISCMLMLLVMPLRAQQTVLTGKITDQSGEPLIGASVFVENDQQRSLNGTVSDENGNYRLAVPSDPNLTIVFSYIGFKTRKEVFTNETNLDITLYEDAFEYGSAEVVADRVEINSLGISEREQVSSSQRFDVKKLEEVPMTSIESGLQGRMANVDIISGADPGSRSSIRIRGTSSLNANSEPLIVVDGVPYPTNFGDDFNFATANDQDFGALVNISPNDIESIEVLKDAAATAIWGSQGANGVLVFKTKKGRKGKTRFSFSTKSEVKREPNTVPLLDGAQYVSLMQDGIWNSINDVGYLSGSGYTQGLFQTQEINFDPEWVYFDEYNQNTNWTNEVTQLGYFLDNNFSLSGGGDKAIYRVSLGYLRDVGTTMGTSLDRFNSMASVTYKFSNKLSVNADMSYSQSLKDANWTESGMASARGMAMLKMPNMSPYVLDDNGNRTSEYFTPLENFQGSYASNKYYNPVALVNESLNETKADNARVIFRLRYRFNPDLEYSGTVGFDARTTKNRKFLPQSVTGVLWTDPYFNRSSDLLSDQLYINTENKLIFNKAITDKHHVIMSGLVQTNEARSFGYVSETSGNASGSLSDPTDGAAVASMKSDNSMSRRIAAIANGHYTFNGKYIVSGGYRWEANSSLGASNRWAGFPSLGLAWQFGDEPFMDGFAGIELGKLRFSWGKSGNPPGGAFPYIGTFSPITPGYMDMVAISPASIQLENLRWETITQSNIGIDLSLMQGRLYVTAEVYDRATTDLLQKDYSLPSSTGFTEVRYYNSGEVYNRGWELIFNYDAIRRDDFGLSFNFNLARNRNKVVSLPENMLFENYTFDNGNYAHKIVEGNPIGSFYGYRYEGVYQNGEETYARDGEGNLMYDIDGELVYMQNGNRRVYPGDAKYEDVNGDGVIDQFDIVYLGNAMPVFTAGGGFNIRWKNFMFTTFLHGRFGQKIVNQTRINTENMYGTANQSTAVLQRWRLEGDDTEIPRALYNEGYNYLGSDRFVEDGSFIRLKTVSLRYSLPKAFLTKSKIERFDVFFTAQDLYTWTNYSGQDPEVNLSSNIYMLSVDRAATPRPKRFALGVNMNF, encoded by the coding sequence ATGAAAACATTTTATATCATTAGTTGTATGCTAATGCTGTTGGTCATGCCTTTGCGGGCACAACAAACAGTATTGACAGGCAAAATAACCGACCAAAGCGGTGAGCCTCTGATTGGGGCCAGTGTCTTTGTAGAGAATGACCAGCAGCGGAGTTTAAATGGTACCGTATCAGATGAGAACGGTAACTATAGATTGGCTGTTCCTTCTGATCCTAACCTGACCATTGTATTTTCCTATATCGGTTTCAAAACGAGGAAAGAAGTCTTTACTAACGAGACGAACCTGGACATTACTCTTTATGAGGATGCATTTGAGTACGGAAGTGCTGAAGTGGTGGCCGATCGGGTGGAAATAAATTCTTTGGGAATCAGTGAAAGGGAGCAAGTATCATCGAGTCAGCGTTTTGACGTCAAAAAGTTAGAAGAGGTGCCAATGACCTCTATTGAATCGGGTCTTCAGGGCAGGATGGCAAATGTTGATATCATATCAGGTGCTGATCCGGGATCAAGAAGCTCCATTAGAATCAGAGGCACTTCCTCATTGAATGCTAATTCAGAACCTTTGATTGTAGTGGATGGAGTGCCTTATCCTACCAATTTTGGAGATGATTTTAATTTTGCAACAGCCAATGACCAGGACTTTGGTGCACTTGTAAACATTTCCCCAAATGATATCGAATCCATTGAAGTATTGAAGGATGCCGCAGCCACAGCTATATGGGGGTCACAAGGGGCAAATGGAGTATTGGTGTTTAAGACCAAAAAGGGAAGAAAGGGTAAGACTCGCTTTTCATTTTCCACTAAATCAGAAGTCAAAAGAGAGCCTAATACTGTTCCGCTGTTGGATGGAGCCCAATATGTCAGTTTGATGCAAGATGGTATATGGAATTCCATCAATGATGTAGGGTACCTCTCTGGGTCAGGTTATACTCAAGGGCTCTTTCAAACACAAGAAATTAACTTTGACCCAGAGTGGGTTTACTTTGATGAATACAACCAAAACACCAATTGGACCAACGAAGTGACACAATTGGGGTATTTTCTAGATAACAATTTTTCTTTAAGTGGTGGTGGAGATAAGGCCATATACAGGGTTTCTTTAGGGTATTTAAGAGATGTGGGAACCACGATGGGAACCTCATTGGATCGGTTTAATTCCATGGCGAGTGTGACCTATAAGTTTTCTAACAAATTGAGTGTCAATGCAGATATGTCTTATTCACAAAGCCTTAAAGATGCCAATTGGACAGAGAGCGGAATGGCCTCTGCCCGTGGTATGGCAATGTTGAAAATGCCCAATATGAGTCCTTATGTTTTGGATGATAATGGTAACCGTACCTCAGAGTATTTCACACCACTAGAAAATTTTCAGGGAAGTTATGCTTCCAATAAATATTATAATCCTGTAGCCTTGGTCAATGAATCCCTTAACGAAACCAAAGCCGATAATGCCAGGGTGATTTTCCGATTACGTTATCGTTTTAATCCAGATTTGGAATATTCGGGCACGGTTGGTTTTGATGCGAGAACCACAAAGAATCGAAAGTTCCTTCCACAATCTGTAACCGGCGTCTTATGGACAGATCCTTACTTCAATAGAAGCTCTGATTTGTTGTCCGATCAACTTTATATCAACACAGAAAATAAGTTGATCTTTAATAAAGCTATTACCGATAAGCATCATGTTATCATGAGTGGCTTGGTGCAGACTAATGAAGCCAGAAGTTTTGGATATGTCAGCGAGACAAGCGGCAATGCCTCGGGTTCTTTGAGTGATCCAACAGATGGCGCAGCAGTAGCTTCGATGAAATCAGACAACTCCATGTCCAGAAGAATAGCGGCCATTGCCAATGGACACTATACGTTTAATGGCAAATATATAGTGTCTGGAGGATACCGATGGGAGGCCAATTCTAGCTTGGGTGCGAGCAACCGATGGGCAGGTTTCCCGTCACTGGGATTGGCGTGGCAGTTTGGCGATGAACCCTTTATGGATGGTTTTGCAGGAATAGAATTAGGTAAATTACGGTTCAGCTGGGGTAAAAGTGGAAACCCTCCAGGGGGAGCCTTTCCTTACATCGGTACCTTCAGCCCAATTACTCCTGGTTATATGGATATGGTGGCCATTTCTCCTGCCAGCATCCAACTGGAAAATCTACGATGGGAAACCATCACTCAGTCCAATATTGGTATCGACCTGTCTTTAATGCAAGGTAGATTGTATGTCACTGCTGAAGTGTATGATCGTGCGACAACGGACTTGCTCCAAAAAGACTATAGTTTACCTTCATCAACTGGATTTACTGAAGTTAGGTACTATAACTCTGGTGAAGTTTATAACAGGGGCTGGGAGCTTATTTTTAACTATGATGCCATCAGGCGCGATGACTTTGGACTGTCCTTTAATTTTAACCTAGCTAGAAACCGAAACAAGGTGGTGTCACTTCCTGAGAATATGTTGTTCGAAAATTACACATTTGACAATGGGAATTATGCGCATAAGATTGTAGAAGGAAACCCAATAGGTTCTTTTTACGGCTATCGTTATGAGGGAGTGTACCAAAACGGTGAGGAAACTTATGCCCGTGATGGGGAAGGAAATTTAATGTATGATATCGATGGTGAGTTGGTTTATATGCAAAACGGCAATCGTCGGGTTTATCCGGGAGATGCCAAATACGAAGACGTAAACGGGGATGGCGTAATCGATCAATTTGACATAGTTTACCTTGGAAATGCCATGCCGGTCTTTACCGCTGGGGGTGGGTTCAATATTCGCTGGAAGAATTTTATGTTTACAACATTTTTGCATGGAAGATTTGGCCAGAAAATAGTAAACCAAACACGCATCAATACAGAAAATATGTATGGTACTGCCAACCAAAGCACGGCTGTACTTCAGCGTTGGAGACTCGAGGGGGATGATACTGAAATCCCTAGGGCCCTGTACAATGAAGGGTACAATTATCTTGGGTCAGACCGGTTTGTGGAGGACGGTTCTTTCATAAGGCTCAAGACGGTTTCCTTAAGGTACTCACTTCCCAAGGCTTTCTTGACCAAAAGTAAAATCGAACGTTTCGATGTCTTTTTTACCGCCCAGGACCTTTACACATGGACCAATTATTCTGGTCAAGATCCTGAAGTTAACCTTTCCAGCAACATTTATATGCTTAGTGTGGATAGGGCCGCAACGCCTCGCCCGAAACGATTTGCATTGGGTGTTAATATGAATTTCTAA
- a CDS encoding RagB/SusD family nutrient uptake outer membrane protein, whose protein sequence is MKKIYIFLLTIVTVSFSSCNDWLELQPENNQVSDEYWANKEEVEAVLGAGYVRLRECMEQMLVWGEMRGNGLTMGFGTIDVNIYRINQWDIGPGNEFVKWDKFYQVINYANMVIKYGPTVVDKDPSFSENVMQSYLSEAYFLRGLAYFYLVRNFRDVPLITAPYMDDSQSFEVEKSPANEVYQQIKSDLEGALEFSKEIAPTVWETKGRSTKWAIQAALADVYLWTEEYDKCIAACDAVINSGQLGLLQGMMNNNNNWYTIFNPGNSNEGIFELQFEFDKNQTNSLVSWFGTNNRYVISENTAQLFQEEEEDIRGKGASYTEEDSRVWKYLGAEAGTGIPRTYSDQNWIIYRIADIYLMKAEALVMNGPNSYDEAVEILNVIRDRAQISAPVSSASTELEMLQMVMDERAREFVGEGKNWYDLLRVGSRNNYQYKDYLITQVLLTAPASSAPIIRSKLLDENSHYLPIHINELSANRLLVQNPYYDNLN, encoded by the coding sequence ATGAAAAAGATATATATATTCTTACTAACGATAGTAACAGTGTCTTTTAGTTCTTGTAATGACTGGCTAGAACTGCAACCTGAAAACAATCAGGTCAGCGATGAGTACTGGGCCAACAAAGAAGAGGTAGAAGCAGTTTTAGGAGCCGGGTATGTCAGGTTGAGAGAGTGCATGGAACAAATGCTTGTTTGGGGAGAAATGCGTGGGAATGGATTGACAATGGGTTTCGGCACCATAGACGTAAATATCTACCGTATCAACCAATGGGATATTGGTCCAGGAAATGAATTTGTCAAGTGGGACAAGTTTTATCAAGTGATCAATTATGCCAATATGGTCATTAAGTATGGTCCAACTGTGGTGGACAAAGACCCATCATTTAGTGAAAATGTCATGCAGTCTTATCTTTCAGAAGCCTATTTTTTACGAGGATTAGCCTATTTCTATTTGGTTAGAAATTTTAGAGATGTGCCGTTGATTACGGCGCCTTATATGGACGATAGTCAATCTTTCGAGGTAGAAAAGTCTCCTGCCAATGAAGTATATCAGCAGATTAAATCTGACTTGGAAGGGGCTTTAGAATTTTCGAAAGAGATTGCACCTACAGTATGGGAAACCAAGGGACGGTCCACGAAATGGGCGATTCAGGCAGCTTTGGCAGATGTATACTTATGGACAGAGGAATACGATAAATGTATCGCGGCCTGTGATGCTGTCATCAACAGCGGTCAGCTTGGTTTGCTCCAGGGAATGATGAACAACAATAACAATTGGTACACTATTTTTAATCCAGGTAATTCAAATGAAGGGATTTTTGAACTTCAATTTGAATTTGACAAGAACCAGACCAATAGCTTGGTTTCCTGGTTTGGGACAAACAATAGATATGTAATTTCTGAAAATACTGCTCAGCTATTTCAAGAAGAAGAGGAGGATATTCGAGGAAAAGGAGCTTCTTATACAGAGGAGGACTCCAGAGTTTGGAAATATTTAGGAGCAGAAGCGGGTACCGGAATTCCTAGAACTTACAGTGACCAAAATTGGATCATTTATCGTATAGCAGACATCTATTTGATGAAAGCGGAAGCTTTGGTCATGAATGGTCCCAATAGTTATGATGAGGCCGTTGAGATCCTTAATGTCATTAGAGACAGGGCACAGATTTCAGCCCCGGTATCCTCAGCCAGTACAGAACTGGAGATGTTACAAATGGTGATGGACGAAAGAGCTAGGGAATTCGTAGGGGAAGGGAAAAACTGGTATGATCTTCTTCGTGTGGGAAGCAGGAACAATTACCAGTATAAGGATTACCTGATTACCCAAGTTCTACTGACTGCTCCGGCCAGTTCCGCGCCGATTATTCGATCCAAGCTTTTGGATGAAAACAGCCATTACCTGCCCATTCACATTAATGAGTTGTCTGCCAACAGACTGTTGGTCCAAAACCCATATTACGATAACCTAAATTAA
- a CDS encoding fasciclin domain-containing protein, translated as MKKTYLIYLLGLFMALGSCEDPYENTTFTAFEELPIASLLDSRSDKYSLWVELMRHADMYNTLNLRSVYTVFAPSNEGVQRYLANNGFSSISEIPREDAEYLVKYHTIYSKEITQSQFENGTINDRNATDDNLSIEFREGGLNAIYINGESRIEELDIAATNGIIHGLEDVLVPVRATILDRLEDGRFSIFREAVQATGRSEILNTVMVEGSDVNGNPLQYRIRLTAFAVPDEIYAQEGIMTFTDLVDKLEASDNNFTDPENPVFKYVDYHLLDQLKSFADLGGFPDGESSMNINTMATNEVLNFSDQAGQLVINFDEEKGSGVNFIEENINCKNGVIHEVDNWMPLFTPKRVTVLWDLTDYSDLQAICNQYQNPSLGSTYTKIITEEEVSCYTWKSTPEYKTNVISYRNNRGADGIWYADALNHDHLRLELGPSGWVELETPVLIKGSYEITMIYLSYKASSNTGYLQCSMDGKRLGSQWPVSNSKYDRTLERRMTSSFSFDETSSHTLRIVAIDGELLTLDHIRFTPVD; from the coding sequence ATGAAAAAGACTTATTTGATTTACCTTTTAGGGCTGTTCATGGCCCTTGGATCCTGTGAGGATCCTTATGAAAATACAACATTTACAGCCTTCGAGGAACTCCCTATTGCATCCTTGTTGGATTCTCGCTCAGATAAATACTCCTTATGGGTAGAGTTGATGAGGCATGCAGATATGTACAATACCCTAAACCTAAGAAGTGTTTACACAGTGTTTGCTCCCAGTAATGAAGGTGTGCAGCGTTATTTAGCAAATAATGGATTCTCAAGTATAAGTGAAATACCCCGAGAGGATGCAGAGTATTTGGTCAAATACCATACTATTTACTCCAAGGAAATTACGCAAAGTCAGTTTGAAAATGGAACAATCAATGACCGGAATGCGACCGACGATAACCTATCCATAGAGTTTAGAGAAGGTGGACTTAACGCAATTTATATCAATGGGGAGTCTCGAATTGAAGAGTTGGATATCGCTGCTACCAATGGTATTATTCATGGTTTGGAGGATGTTTTGGTTCCTGTAAGAGCTACCATTTTGGATCGTTTGGAAGATGGGCGTTTTAGTATTTTTAGAGAGGCTGTACAAGCCACAGGAAGAAGTGAAATTCTAAATACAGTGATGGTGGAAGGGAGTGATGTCAATGGTAACCCATTGCAATACAGGATTCGATTGACGGCTTTTGCTGTACCTGATGAGATTTATGCTCAAGAAGGAATTATGACCTTTACTGACTTGGTAGACAAACTGGAAGCTTCTGATAATAATTTTACAGACCCTGAAAACCCTGTGTTTAAATATGTGGATTACCACCTTTTAGACCAGTTGAAGTCTTTCGCTGATTTGGGAGGATTTCCAGATGGAGAGAGCTCCATGAATATCAACACTATGGCTACCAATGAAGTCCTCAACTTTTCGGACCAGGCTGGGCAATTGGTAATCAACTTTGATGAAGAGAAAGGAAGCGGTGTGAACTTTATAGAAGAGAACATCAACTGTAAAAATGGAGTCATCCACGAAGTGGATAACTGGATGCCCCTGTTTACGCCGAAAAGGGTCACGGTATTGTGGGATTTGACGGACTATTCAGATTTGCAGGCGATATGTAACCAATACCAAAACCCTAGTTTGGGTTCTACATACACAAAAATCATTACAGAAGAAGAGGTTAGTTGTTATACCTGGAAGTCTACTCCAGAATACAAAACCAATGTAATTAGCTACCGAAATAACAGAGGAGCTGACGGGATTTGGTATGCCGATGCGCTGAATCATGATCACCTAAGGCTTGAGCTTGGGCCATCAGGTTGGGTGGAGCTGGAAACCCCCGTATTGATAAAAGGAAGTTATGAAATCACCATGATTTATTTGAGCTACAAGGCTTCATCCAATACAGGTTACCTACAATGCTCTATGGATGGTAAACGATTGGGGAGTCAATGGCCTGTTTCCAACAGCAAGTATGATAGGACATTGGAAAGAAGAATGACTAGTTCTTTCAGCTTTGACGAAACATCCAGCCATACTTTGAGAATTGTCGCGATTGATGGGGAGTTGCTGACATTGGATCATATTCGATTTACTCCTGTAGACTAA
- a CDS encoding fasciclin domain-containing protein — protein sequence MKNLNYIIGMLLLLCMSCKETWDEHYGLEGTDDNYVVSSLNLLDYLKSNPEYSKFVEALEANGIAEELTRDQYLSVWAVNNDAMEAIQTLDLDVEFVLRYHVNNLTYDMSKLRDGLRLRSLNGKYIPVTRISEDNVMVADAMVTNGNQFCQNGVVHEISELMVPDQSVYDYLYSLSDEYSMIRDSVFAKNDTVFDVSNSIPIGVDKSGNTIYDSAFVIENPIFEEVDFRSEFSQVTMFVPSNEVVENCFDNLLGLYDQFGKPFIQSDSLTAWNWIMDAVFYDKLVEDYGSEEDIVSAFGKLWKTTIQGVNPQYKRMSNGRVYDVNFLKIPNNVHISAIKQLFYYYEFVPDEQRDELFTFHNATEVRSQGTDNYSFPSLNISGTYTILRLFGDNIPDQPLAVDYTPVKLDKNEDGTTTASVVEVPPGEYNLYMGVQSKNHPFLNVYVDGELVASELNVEPSSPWNYDRSTNTVSGTKWDGLGGLVGIVNIEGSEVRSFKIKVEVALLGKSSREEMKLYHWALVPTQNNY from the coding sequence ATGAAAAATCTTAATTATATAATCGGAATGCTCTTACTCCTTTGTATGTCTTGCAAAGAAACCTGGGATGAGCATTATGGACTGGAAGGTACGGATGATAACTATGTAGTATCCTCTCTTAACCTGTTGGATTACCTGAAAAGCAATCCGGAGTATTCCAAATTTGTAGAGGCATTAGAAGCCAATGGGATTGCGGAAGAACTTACTCGAGATCAATACCTATCTGTATGGGCTGTTAATAATGATGCTATGGAAGCTATTCAGACTTTAGATCTTGATGTGGAATTTGTCCTTCGATACCATGTCAATAACCTGACTTATGATATGAGTAAATTAAGGGATGGCCTTAGACTCAGGTCCTTAAATGGAAAGTATATCCCTGTGACCAGGATTTCGGAAGATAACGTCATGGTCGCAGATGCAATGGTTACCAACGGCAATCAGTTTTGCCAGAATGGAGTAGTGCATGAGATCAGCGAATTGATGGTTCCAGACCAAAGTGTTTATGACTATTTATACAGTTTATCTGATGAATATTCCATGATCAGGGATTCAGTTTTTGCAAAAAATGACACTGTATTTGATGTGTCCAATAGTATTCCTATTGGCGTGGACAAATCTGGGAATACCATTTATGATTCTGCTTTCGTCATTGAAAACCCTATTTTCGAAGAAGTTGACTTTAGGTCAGAATTTTCTCAGGTAACCATGTTTGTACCAAGCAATGAGGTGGTAGAAAACTGTTTTGACAACTTATTGGGACTATATGATCAGTTTGGAAAGCCTTTTATTCAATCTGATTCGCTTACAGCATGGAACTGGATCATGGATGCCGTTTTTTATGATAAGCTGGTGGAAGATTATGGTAGTGAAGAAGACATTGTTTCAGCATTTGGTAAGCTATGGAAAACCACTATACAAGGTGTTAACCCACAATATAAGCGCATGAGTAATGGAAGGGTCTATGATGTTAACTTCCTGAAAATCCCAAATAATGTCCATATTTCGGCCATTAAACAGTTGTTTTATTATTACGAATTTGTTCCGGATGAACAGCGGGATGAGCTTTTTACATTTCATAATGCTACTGAAGTTAGATCTCAGGGAACAGATAACTATTCTTTTCCGAGTTTAAATATTTCAGGTACTTATACCATTCTTAGACTTTTTGGAGATAATATTCCTGACCAGCCGTTGGCAGTGGACTATACCCCCGTGAAGTTGGATAAAAATGAAGATGGTACCACCACTGCCTCGGTGGTGGAAGTTCCGCCAGGAGAATACAACTTATATATGGGAGTTCAGTCTAAGAACCACCCCTTTCTCAATGTGTATGTGGATGGGGAGCTGGTTGCTTCTGAACTAAATGTAGAGCCTTCATCTCCATGGAATTATGATCGAAGCACCAACACCGTTTCCGGAACCAAATGGGACGGTCTTGGGGGGCTTGTAGGTATTGTAAATATTGAAGGCAGCGAAGTAAGGTCTTTTAAAATAAAGGTAGAAGTAGCTCTACTGGGCAAGAGCTCAAGAGAAGAGATGAAGCTTTACCATTGGGCTCTTGTACCTACCCAAAATAATTACTGA